The Calditrichota bacterium nucleotide sequence GATCGAAAGCTCGGTAGGCATCACGGCCGCGGCCCATCTGTCGCCGCTGGTGGATTATGCCGATCTGGATGGAAACCTGTTGATTTCCAACGATCCCTATGTGGGAGTGAAAGTGGTGCATGGTAAACTCATTCTTCCCGACGGTCCCGGGTTGGGCGTAAAGCCGAGGAAGCTGTAAATGGGATTTGATCTGCTGATTTTTGATCTGGACGGAACCCTTGTGGATACCGCCAGGGATGTTCATTTCTGCGTTAATAAAGCCCGGGCGGATTTCAACCTTCCCCCGCTCACGCTGGAAGAAGCGAGAAAGTCCATTGGCCCCGGGCCCAATACCTTTGTCGACCTGGTTTTGCCTCCTGATCAAAAACATCGGTTGGATGAATTTATTAAAAAATTTCGTGCCTGTTACATCGATCACCTAACCGACCATTCCAGGCCGTACCCGGGCGTTGTGGAGCTTCTTCATCACCTGCAAATGCGGCAGATTCCACTTGTGGTGGCGACCAATAAACCGAGGCGTTACACGGAGAAGCTGCTGCGGGATCTCGATTTGCGAAAATTTTTTTCGGGAATTTTTACCCCGGATGATGTAACCAGTCGAAAGCCTGATCCCGAAATGATTGTAAAAATTCTCGAAGAAATGAGGACCCGGGCCGGGGACGCCCTTCTCATTGGGGACACCGACAACGATATTCTTGCCGGCAAAGGGGCCGGGGTTTGGACGTGCGCGGTAACGTATGGCTACGGGCCCGAAGAAGTGCTT carries:
- a CDS encoding HAD-IIIA family hydrolase is translated as MGFDLLIFDLDGTLVDTARDVHFCVNKARADFNLPPLTLEEARKSIGPGPNTFVDLVLPPDQKHRLDEFIKKFRACYIDHLTDHSRPYPGVVELLHHLQMRQIPLVVATNKPRRYTEKLLRDLDLRKFFSGIFTPDDVTSRKPDPEMIVKILEEMRTRAGDALLIGDTDNDILAGKGAGVWTCAVTYGYGPEEVLQNLEPDFVIDQPKEILEILSTKKQAFVH